The Candidatus Zymogenus saltonus genome window below encodes:
- a CDS encoding metallopeptidase family protein yields the protein MKRRFDYYIYRALEELPDEFKEKMNNLVISVESYPSRADLASVGIDDKHMLLGIFRGVPFGAVSSFYSGPVMPSEIVLFQKNIESLADTENELIEQIRITLLHEIGHYFGMSEEELEPYM from the coding sequence ATGAAGAGGAGATTCGACTACTATATATACAGGGCGCTCGAAGAGCTGCCGGACGAGTTCAAGGAGAAGATGAACAACCTCGTAATCTCGGTGGAATCCTATCCGAGCAGGGCAGACTTAGCGTCCGTGGGGATTGACGACAAGCATATGCTCCTGGGCATCTTTCGGGGCGTGCCGTTCGGGGCCGTCAGCTCCTTCTACTCCGGCCCCGTGATGCCCTCCGAGATCGTCCTCTTCCAGAAGAATATCGAGTCCTTGGCGGATACGGAGAATGAGCTGATAGAGCAGATCCGCATAACACTCCTCCACGAGATCGGGCATTACTTCGGGATGTCCGAGGAGGAGCTTGAACCTTACATGTAA